A DNA window from Candidatus Rokuibacteriota bacterium contains the following coding sequences:
- a CDS encoding BrnA antitoxin family protein, which yields MLNKYDFSKGRRNLYASRLKRQVTIRLDAQTVKYFKGISGECGIPYQTLINLYLRDCAATGKRLALNWKSVA from the coding sequence CTGCTCAACAAGTATGACTTCTCGAAGGGTCGTCGGAACCTGTACGCGAGCCGGCTCAAGCGCCAGGTAACCATTCGGCTCGATGCCCAGACTGTCAAGTACTTCAAGGGCATTTCGGGGGAGTGCGGGATCCCATATCAGACGCTGATCAACCTCTACCTGCGTGATTGCGCGGCAACCGGCAAGCGGCTGGCGCTCAATTGGAAGTCGGTGGCGTGA
- a CDS encoding acyl-CoA/acyl-ACP dehydrogenase produces MTEARVSSIGDLDLTAEQKQLVASVGRLTRRFTRAEFLRCHREGRFPEEVWQELATLGVLGITVPEAYGGAGLGIQELALVEETLARAGVPIVLLVVSPGLGAIVVSRHGSEEQRRRWLPGTVTGASKFCFAITEPDAGTNTFRIRTMARKAPGGYRVSGQKTFITGIDVSDHMLLVARTSPLDPAHRTRGLSLLVVDTKAPGISRTRIDTQVCKLETQWAVFLDDVFVPEGDLIGEEGRGLRALFDGLNPERILVASMCVGLGEYVLDKGVAYAKGRQVFEGPIAAYQAIQHPMALAKAHLELALLMNRRAARLFDGGEAAGPAANIAKLAAADAALEAFDISLQAHGGNGFTSDYDLLDIYSFLRLQRTAPVSREMILNYIGEHLLGMPKSY; encoded by the coding sequence ATGACGGAAGCGCGGGTCTCGTCGATCGGCGATCTCGACCTCACCGCGGAGCAGAAGCAGCTCGTCGCCAGCGTCGGGCGACTCACTCGCCGCTTCACGCGCGCGGAGTTTCTCCGCTGCCACCGCGAGGGGCGCTTCCCCGAGGAGGTGTGGCAGGAGCTGGCCACGCTGGGCGTCCTCGGCATCACGGTGCCCGAGGCCTATGGCGGCGCGGGGCTCGGCATCCAGGAGCTGGCCCTGGTGGAGGAGACGCTGGCCCGCGCGGGGGTGCCCATCGTGCTCCTGGTGGTGAGCCCGGGGCTCGGCGCCATCGTCGTCTCCCGCCACGGCTCGGAGGAGCAGAGGCGCCGCTGGCTGCCCGGCACCGTCACGGGGGCCAGCAAGTTCTGCTTCGCCATCACCGAGCCCGATGCCGGCACCAACACGTTCAGGATCCGCACCATGGCGCGGAAGGCGCCGGGCGGCTACCGGGTGAGCGGCCAGAAGACCTTCATCACGGGGATCGACGTGAGCGACCACATGCTGCTGGTGGCGCGCACGAGCCCGCTGGACCCCGCGCACCGCACGCGCGGGCTCTCGCTCCTCGTGGTGGATACCAAGGCTCCGGGGATCTCGCGCACGCGCATCGACACCCAGGTGTGCAAGCTGGAGACGCAGTGGGCGGTGTTCCTCGACGATGTCTTCGTGCCCGAGGGGGACCTGATCGGCGAGGAGGGGCGGGGGCTCCGCGCGCTCTTCGACGGGCTCAACCCGGAGCGGATCCTGGTGGCCTCCATGTGCGTGGGGCTGGGCGAGTACGTGCTGGACAAGGGCGTGGCGTACGCGAAGGGCCGCCAGGTCTTCGAGGGGCCCATCGCCGCCTACCAGGCCATCCAGCACCCGATGGCGCTGGCCAAGGCGCATCTCGAGCTGGCGCTCCTCATGAACCGGCGCGCCGCCCGCCTCTTCGACGGCGGCGAGGCCGCCGGCCCCGCGGCCAACATCGCCAAGCTCGCCGCCGCCGATGCGGCGCTCGAGGCCTTCGACATCTCGCTCCAGGCGCATGGCGGCAACGGCTTCACCAGCGACTACGATCTGCTGGACATCTACTCCTTCCTCCGGCTCCAGCGCACGGCGCCCGTGTCGCGCGAGATGATCCTCAACTACATCGGCGAGCATCTCCTCGGCATGCCCAAGTCCTACTGA
- the amrB gene encoding AmmeMemoRadiSam system protein B translates to MEVPADVRPSPIAGSWYPGDPRRLARSVDDHLAAARLPELMGAVVAVVAPHAGHRYSGPVAGYAFAALRGLAPELVAVVGPLHDLHPHWLLTSGHTAYETPLGTVQVDRDAVGRLEAHLGQDGDTGLARIRNDREHSLEIELPFLQRVLAAPFRLLPLMVRTLRPDALRALGRALARALEGRPTLLVASTDLSHFHSQAEATRLDGEMLRRVEALDPAAVLSAEAEGRGEACGAGALAAVLWAARDLGADRARVLRQATSGDVTGDLDEVVGYGAAVVTRSV, encoded by the coding sequence ATGGAGGTCCCGGCGGATGTCCGCCCGTCGCCCATTGCCGGCTCGTGGTACCCCGGCGACCCGCGGCGGCTCGCCCGGAGCGTGGACGACCACCTCGCGGCCGCGCGGCTGCCGGAGCTCATGGGCGCCGTGGTGGCGGTGGTGGCGCCCCATGCCGGGCACAGGTACTCCGGGCCCGTGGCCGGGTATGCCTTCGCCGCGCTGCGCGGGCTCGCGCCCGAGCTGGTGGCCGTGGTCGGCCCGCTCCACGACCTGCACCCCCACTGGCTCCTCACCTCCGGCCACACCGCCTACGAGACGCCGCTCGGCACGGTCCAGGTGGACCGGGACGCCGTCGGGCGCCTGGAGGCGCATCTCGGCCAGGACGGGGACACGGGGCTGGCGCGGATCAGGAACGATCGCGAGCACTCCCTCGAGATCGAGCTTCCCTTCCTTCAGCGCGTGCTCGCTGCGCCCTTCCGTCTCCTGCCGCTGATGGTGCGCACCCTCCGCCCCGATGCGCTGCGGGCCCTGGGACGCGCACTGGCCCGAGCCCTCGAGGGGCGGCCGACACTGCTCGTGGCGAGCACCGATCTCTCGCACTTCCACTCGCAGGCTGAGGCGACGCGGCTGGACGGGGAGATGCTCAGGCGGGTGGAGGCCCTCGATCCAGCCGCCGTGCTCAGCGCCGAGGCGGAGGGCAGGGGCGAGGCCTGCGGCGCGGGCGCCCTCGCCGCGGTGCTGTGGGCGGCGCGCGACCTCGGCGCGGACCGCGCCCGCGTGCTGCGACAGGCGACCTCGGGGGACGTGACAGGCGACCTCGACGAGGTGGTCGGCTACGGGGCCGCGGTGGTGACCCGCAGCGTGTAG
- a CDS encoding nitroreductase family protein, producing MDHHRLAMPVGEAMFTQRSIRRFRPDPIPMEDLRLILEAAAKAPNGGNRQIARFLAVTDRALIRQFGALYREAWWAKRWDDHRWTKPEDIPVEDRTHRSAMGLADEMKDVPCVVFALAEPPGAANSVIPACQNLMLAARALGIGSVPTTLHAKVMDRFRAMFGIPEPVAFHFCIPLGYPRGSFGPNTRRPTSETTSLDRWGAPVPWA from the coding sequence ATGGACCATCACCGGCTTGCGATGCCCGTCGGCGAGGCGATGTTCACCCAGCGCTCCATCCGGCGCTTCCGGCCGGACCCGATCCCGATGGAGGACCTCCGGCTCATCCTGGAGGCGGCGGCCAAGGCGCCCAACGGCGGCAACCGCCAGATCGCGCGCTTCCTGGCCGTCACGGACCGCGCGCTCATCAGGCAGTTCGGCGCGCTCTACCGGGAGGCGTGGTGGGCCAAGCGCTGGGACGATCACCGCTGGACGAAGCCGGAGGACATTCCCGTGGAGGACCGCACTCACCGCTCCGCGATGGGGCTCGCGGACGAGATGAAGGACGTCCCCTGCGTCGTCTTCGCGCTCGCGGAGCCGCCCGGGGCGGCCAACTCGGTGATCCCCGCCTGCCAGAACCTCATGCTGGCCGCCCGCGCGCTCGGCATCGGCTCGGTCCCGACCACGCTCCACGCCAAGGTCATGGACCGTTTCCGCGCCATGTTCGGCATCCCGGAGCCGGTCGCGTTCCACTTCTGCATCCCGCTGGGCTATCCGCGCGGGTCGTTCGGCCCGAACACGCGGCGCCCGACGTCGGAGACGACGTCGCTCGACCGCTGGGGCGCGCCCGTGCCCTGGGCGTAG
- a CDS encoding CoA transferase: protein MSTGPLAGIKVVEIAGIGPGPFCAMMLADMGAEVLRVDRTAEADIGFAGDPRKSLLNRGRRSVAIDLKRAAGIGAVKRLVAGADALIEGFRPGVMERLGLGPDECLAANPRLVYGRMTGWGQDGPMAHAAGHDINYIALSGVLHAIGRHGGPPVPPLNLVGDFGGGGMYLAFGVVCALLEAARSGRGQVVDVSMVDGSASLSTAVFGLRAMGIWSEERGDNVLDSGAPWYDVYETKDGRYVAIGSLEKRFYGELMRLTGLAADTPPKQWDRTQWPELRARLAATFKSKTREEWRAIMEGSDVCFAPVLSYSEALQHPHNRARGTFVEVDGIEQPAPAPRFSRTPAAIQRPPARPGEHTEEALGDWGFSAADIAALRAAGALG from the coding sequence ATGAGCACGGGACCGCTGGCAGGGATCAAGGTCGTCGAGATCGCCGGGATCGGGCCGGGGCCGTTCTGCGCGATGATGCTGGCGGACATGGGAGCGGAGGTGCTCCGCGTGGACCGCACCGCCGAGGCCGACATCGGCTTCGCCGGCGATCCGCGCAAGAGCCTCCTCAATCGCGGCCGCCGCTCGGTGGCCATCGATCTCAAGCGCGCGGCGGGCATCGGCGCCGTCAAGCGCCTCGTCGCGGGCGCGGATGCGCTGATCGAGGGCTTCCGCCCCGGCGTGATGGAGCGGCTCGGGCTGGGGCCCGACGAGTGCCTGGCCGCGAATCCGCGGCTCGTCTACGGGCGGATGACGGGCTGGGGGCAGGACGGGCCCATGGCGCATGCCGCCGGCCACGACATCAACTACATCGCGCTGTCGGGCGTGCTCCACGCCATCGGCCGCCATGGCGGGCCGCCGGTGCCGCCACTCAACCTGGTGGGCGATTTCGGCGGTGGCGGCATGTACCTGGCCTTCGGCGTGGTCTGCGCGCTGCTGGAGGCGGCCCGGTCCGGCCGCGGCCAGGTGGTGGACGTCTCCATGGTGGACGGCTCGGCCTCGCTCTCCACGGCTGTCTTCGGGCTCCGCGCCATGGGGATCTGGAGCGAGGAGCGCGGCGACAACGTCCTCGACTCGGGCGCGCCCTGGTACGACGTGTACGAGACGAAGGACGGCAGGTACGTGGCCATCGGCTCGCTGGAGAAACGGTTCTATGGTGAGCTGATGCGCCTCACCGGGCTGGCCGCCGACACCCCCCCGAAGCAGTGGGACCGGACGCAGTGGCCCGAGCTGCGCGCGCGGCTGGCGGCGACGTTCAAGAGCAAGACGCGCGAGGAGTGGCGCGCCATCATGGAGGGCAGCGACGTCTGCTTCGCCCCCGTGCTCTCCTACTCCGAGGCGCTCCAGCACCCGCACAACCGCGCGCGCGGCACCTTCGTGGAGGTGGACGGCATCGAGCAGCCGGCGCCGGCGCCGCGCTTCTCGCGCACGCCGGCGGCCATCCAGCGCCCTCCCGCCCGTCCCGGCGAGCACACGGAGGAGGCGCTCGGGGACTGGGGCTTCTCGGCGGCCGACATCGCGGCGCTCAGGGCGGCGGGCGCGCTCGGCTGA
- a CDS encoding anaerobic sulfatase maturase — protein MAAASREFQVMVKPIGALCNLDCDYCYYLDKQQLYPATAAPRMPDDLLEAYIVQHIAAAPRPLINFQWHGGEATLLGLDYFRKIVALQRKHQPAGRRITNGLQTNGTTLDEEWGRFLAAEGFFVGLSLDGPQELHDRHRVTKGQKPTHKAVMRAWRLLQQHRVATDILCVVHADNAGSPMAVYRFFKEIGARHLQFLPFVEPLRDGSGGVTPHSVPPLAYGEFLCAIFDEWVRQDVGRLTVQIFDEAARPACGLPHALCHFREECGDVPVVEHNGDFYACDHFVDPAHRLGNIRETPLAALVDGEPQRRFGQAKRESLPRYCRECAVLAMCNGGCPKDRFIRTPDGEPGLNYLCAGFKRFFTHSRPALERLAAVWRAGQPMERLMQEMRAADRSAAQQAGRNDLCPCGSGKKYKRCCLGKPAR, from the coding sequence ATGGCGGCCGCCTCGCGGGAGTTCCAGGTGATGGTCAAGCCCATCGGGGCCCTCTGCAACCTGGACTGCGACTACTGCTATTACCTCGACAAGCAGCAGCTCTACCCCGCCACCGCCGCGCCGCGGATGCCCGACGACCTGCTGGAGGCCTACATCGTCCAGCACATCGCCGCCGCGCCACGCCCCCTGATCAACTTCCAGTGGCATGGCGGCGAGGCCACGTTGCTCGGGCTCGACTACTTCCGGAAGATCGTGGCGCTCCAGCGCAAGCATCAGCCGGCGGGGCGGCGGATCACCAACGGGCTCCAGACCAACGGGACCACGCTCGACGAGGAGTGGGGCCGTTTCCTCGCCGCCGAGGGCTTCTTCGTGGGGCTCTCCCTCGACGGCCCGCAGGAGCTCCACGACCGGCACCGCGTGACCAAGGGGCAGAAGCCCACCCACAAGGCCGTCATGCGCGCCTGGCGTCTGCTCCAGCAGCACCGGGTGGCCACGGACATCCTCTGCGTGGTCCATGCCGACAACGCGGGCTCGCCCATGGCGGTGTACCGCTTCTTCAAGGAGATCGGCGCCCGCCATCTGCAGTTCCTCCCCTTCGTGGAGCCGCTGCGCGACGGCTCGGGCGGGGTGACCCCGCACTCGGTGCCGCCGCTGGCCTACGGGGAGTTCCTCTGCGCGATCTTCGACGAGTGGGTGCGCCAGGACGTGGGCCGCCTCACGGTGCAGATCTTCGACGAGGCGGCGCGCCCGGCCTGCGGGCTGCCGCACGCGCTCTGCCACTTCCGGGAGGAGTGCGGGGACGTCCCCGTGGTCGAGCACAACGGCGACTTCTACGCCTGCGACCACTTCGTGGACCCGGCCCACCGCCTCGGCAACATCAGGGAGACGCCCCTGGCGGCGCTCGTGGACGGCGAGCCCCAGCGCCGGTTCGGGCAGGCCAAGCGGGAGAGCCTGCCCCGCTACTGCCGGGAGTGCGCGGTGCTGGCCATGTGCAATGGCGGCTGCCCCAAGGACCGCTTCATCCGCACCCCCGACGGCGAGCCCGGCCTCAACTACCTCTGCGCCGGCTTCAAGCGCTTCTTCACCCACAGCCGGCCGGCCCTCGAACGCCTCGCCGCCGTCTGGCGGGCCGGACAGCCCATGGAGCGGCTGATGCAGGAGATGCGGGCGGCGGACCGGAGCGCGGCGCAGCAAGCCGGGCGCAACGACCTCTGCCCCTGCGGCAGCGGGAAGAAGTACAAGCGCTGCTGTCTGGGGAAGCCGGCGCGCTGA
- a CDS encoding PilZ domain-containing protein: MGSARQATVERRRHPRVPAAWAVRVQVDEETLVGRTVDVSAYGILVVTAPTVTLKVGHSYWVELVAGKGNTLVALGEVRHVSGKGAGLKMTVRLPV; the protein is encoded by the coding sequence ATGGGCTCAGCGAGGCAGGCCACAGTCGAGCGCCGGCGTCACCCCCGCGTCCCTGCGGCCTGGGCCGTCCGCGTGCAGGTGGACGAGGAGACCCTGGTCGGCCGCACGGTGGACGTGAGCGCGTACGGCATCCTCGTGGTCACGGCGCCCACGGTGACGCTCAAGGTCGGCCACTCCTACTGGGTGGAGCTCGTGGCCGGCAAGGGCAACACGCTCGTGGCGCTCGGCGAGGTCCGCCACGTCAGCGGCAAGGGCGCGGGCCTGAAGATGACGGTCCGCCTGCCGGTCTGA
- the amrS gene encoding AmmeMemoRadiSam system radical SAM enzyme, translating to MSLEAPPATPSEALLWSRQPDGSVVCHLCAHRCRIRPGLSGICGVRENRDGMLVTLVADRSVSAEVDPIEKKPFFHFLPGTRAYSIATVGCNFHCLFCQNWSISQWPRAHAGRIPGERTSPAEVVRAARAAGCASIAYTYTEPTVFLELALATSRLAAAAGLGNVFVTNGYMTAEALALVAPVLHGANVDLKSFSDRYYRKVCGATLAPVLDTIRGLRERAIWVEVTTLLVPGHNDGDEELRALAAWLASVDRDMPWHVSAFSPAYRMRDVPPTSTAALHRAARIGQDAGLRYVYTGNVPGDPFESTRCPGCGRELIRRRGFAVVASALADGRCPGCATAIAGVWEARFDLR from the coding sequence ATGAGCCTCGAAGCCCCGCCCGCCACCCCGTCGGAGGCGCTGCTCTGGAGCCGCCAGCCCGACGGGAGCGTCGTGTGTCATCTCTGCGCACACCGCTGCCGCATCCGCCCGGGGCTCAGCGGGATCTGCGGCGTGAGGGAGAACCGGGACGGCATGCTGGTCACCCTCGTGGCGGATCGCAGCGTCAGCGCCGAGGTGGACCCGATCGAGAAGAAGCCGTTCTTCCACTTCCTGCCCGGTACGCGTGCCTATTCCATCGCCACCGTCGGCTGCAACTTCCACTGCCTCTTCTGCCAGAACTGGTCCATCTCCCAGTGGCCCCGCGCGCATGCCGGGCGGATCCCGGGGGAGCGGACCTCCCCGGCCGAGGTGGTGCGGGCCGCGCGCGCGGCCGGCTGCGCCTCCATCGCCTACACCTACACCGAGCCCACCGTCTTCCTCGAGCTGGCGCTGGCGACGAGCCGGCTCGCCGCGGCGGCGGGCCTCGGGAACGTGTTCGTCACCAATGGCTACATGACGGCGGAGGCGCTGGCCCTCGTCGCCCCGGTGCTCCACGGCGCCAACGTGGACCTCAAAAGCTTCTCCGACCGCTACTACCGGAAGGTCTGCGGCGCCACCCTTGCGCCCGTCCTCGACACGATCCGCGGCCTGCGTGAGCGCGCCATCTGGGTCGAGGTGACGACCCTCCTGGTGCCCGGGCACAACGACGGGGACGAGGAGCTGCGGGCGCTCGCCGCCTGGCTCGCCTCCGTGGACCGTGACATGCCCTGGCACGTCTCGGCCTTCTCCCCCGCCTACAGGATGCGGGACGTGCCGCCCACCTCCACCGCCGCGCTCCACCGGGCGGCGCGGATCGGCCAGGACGCGGGCCTCCGCTACGTGTACACGGGCAATGTCCCGGGCGATCCCTTCGAGAGCACCCGCTGCCCGGGCTGCGGGCGGGAGCTCATCCGCCGGCGCGGCTTCGCGGTGGTCGCCAGCGCGCTGGCGGATGGCCGGTGTCCGGGCTGCGCCACCGCCATCGCCGGGGTCTGGGAGGCGCGCTTTGACTTGCGCTGA
- a CDS encoding dienelactone hydrolase family protein — protein MRESLTLTAEDGHRLSAYRVAPAGQPRGGLVIVQEIFGVNPHIQKVCDGFAADGYVALAPALFDRVERGIMLGYSQDDLERGRSIRGKVDMGDMVKDVRAAVRALAAAGLQVGVVGYCMGGTLAWLAATRIEGVAAAVGYYGGGIAAAVEERPRCPVLLHFGETDASIPAEQYQRVMAAHPAIPVHIYPAGHGFNCDERASYHAPSATLARTRTLEFLRRHVG, from the coding sequence ATGCGCGAGTCCCTGACGCTCACCGCCGAGGACGGCCACCGCCTCTCCGCCTACCGCGTGGCGCCCGCGGGCCAGCCCCGCGGCGGCCTCGTCATCGTCCAGGAGATCTTCGGCGTCAACCCCCACATCCAGAAGGTCTGCGACGGCTTCGCCGCCGACGGCTACGTCGCGCTGGCGCCAGCGCTCTTCGACCGCGTGGAGCGCGGGATCATGCTCGGCTACAGCCAGGACGACCTCGAGCGCGGGCGCAGCATCCGCGGCAAGGTCGACATGGGCGACATGGTCAAGGACGTGCGCGCCGCCGTGCGCGCCCTGGCGGCGGCCGGCCTCCAGGTGGGCGTGGTGGGCTACTGCATGGGCGGGACGCTCGCGTGGCTGGCCGCCACGCGCATCGAGGGCGTGGCCGCCGCGGTGGGCTACTACGGCGGCGGCATCGCCGCGGCGGTGGAGGAGCGGCCGCGCTGCCCCGTGCTGCTCCACTTCGGCGAGACGGATGCCTCGATCCCCGCGGAGCAGTACCAGCGCGTGATGGCCGCGCACCCGGCCATCCCCGTGCACATCTATCCCGCGGGGCACGGCTTCAACTGCGACGAGCGCGCCTCGTACCACGCGCCCAGCGCGACGCTGGCCCGCACGCGCACGCTGGAGTTCCTGCGCCGCCACGTCGGGTAG
- a CDS encoding MaoC family dehydratase N-terminal domain-containing protein, translating into MLTFDQLVPGREFGRQPFDCSAEVLERWRAIYPELPPPAGGRVPPGLAAVIAITAYGRLTSPRPEGNVHGSQRFRWRRLPCVGERLETVVRLKSAELRQERRWVTLETLTSDADGQPVLEGEMVILWAR; encoded by the coding sequence GTGCTGACCTTCGATCAGCTGGTGCCGGGCCGGGAGTTCGGCCGGCAGCCCTTCGACTGCAGCGCCGAGGTGCTCGAGCGCTGGCGCGCGATCTACCCGGAGCTGCCGCCGCCGGCCGGGGGCCGGGTGCCGCCGGGGCTGGCGGCGGTAATCGCCATCACGGCCTATGGCCGGCTCACCTCGCCCCGGCCCGAGGGCAACGTGCACGGCTCGCAGCGCTTCCGCTGGCGACGGCTGCCGTGCGTAGGCGAGCGGCTGGAGACGGTGGTGCGCCTGAAGAGCGCCGAGCTCCGGCAGGAGCGGCGCTGGGTGACCCTCGAGACCCTCACCAGCGACGCCGACGGCCAGCCTGTCCTCGAGGGCGAGATGGTCATTCTCTGGGCGCGGTGA
- a CDS encoding DUF2442 domain-containing protein produces the protein MIHAVEARYARDYVIRLRFSDGLAGEVDLREELGGPIFEPLRQLEAFRSVRLHPELRTIVWPNGADLAPEFLHERVRVPA, from the coding sequence ATGATCCACGCCGTTGAGGCGCGCTACGCTCGGGACTACGTGATACGGCTCCGTTTCAGTGACGGTCTTGCGGGTGAGGTGGACCTGCGCGAGGAACTCGGCGGCCCGATCTTCGAGCCTCTGCGCCAGCTCGAGGCATTTCGGTCCGTCCGCCTGCATCCAGAACTGCGTACGATCGTCTGGCCGAACGGCGCAGATCTCGCGCCGGAGTTCCTGCATGAGCGCGTGCGCGTTCCCGCATAA
- a CDS encoding DUF2236 domain-containing protein — translation MSWRLHREVVLLAGWGRAILLQIAHPLVARGVAEHSTFLREPRERWQRLARTLRAMLALTFGTEEERQQAAAGIRHIHARVNGLLPEAAGRFSPGTAYTAEDPALLGWVHATLVDSFLLTYELFVGPLGRADRDRYCVEAAGIEPLLGIPPGVLPRSMPALRTSMEEMLASGAIAVTPTARELASAIVTPPVPLIARPLLPLLRLPTVGLLPSAIRAAYGFPWDARRDRALRLSAAIVRRLLPLCPSLIRHWPAARAAYARARRGPAPGEAGAA, via the coding sequence ATGTCGTGGCGGCTCCACCGCGAGGTCGTGCTGCTTGCCGGCTGGGGACGGGCGATCCTCCTCCAGATCGCCCACCCGCTGGTGGCGCGCGGCGTGGCCGAGCACAGCACCTTCCTGCGGGAGCCGCGGGAGAGGTGGCAGAGGCTCGCCCGCACCCTCCGCGCCATGCTGGCGCTCACCTTCGGCACGGAGGAGGAGCGGCAGCAGGCCGCAGCGGGCATCCGTCACATCCACGCGCGCGTGAATGGCCTTCTCCCCGAAGCGGCCGGGCGCTTCTCGCCGGGCACCGCGTACACGGCCGAGGATCCGGCGCTGCTCGGCTGGGTACATGCCACGCTGGTGGACTCCTTCCTGCTCACCTACGAGCTCTTCGTCGGCCCGCTCGGGCGCGCCGACAGGGACCGCTACTGCGTGGAGGCCGCCGGCATCGAGCCGCTGCTGGGCATCCCCCCAGGCGTCCTGCCCAGGAGCATGCCCGCGCTCCGGACGTCCATGGAGGAGATGCTCGCGAGCGGTGCCATCGCCGTGACGCCGACGGCGCGGGAACTGGCCTCGGCCATCGTGACGCCGCCCGTGCCGCTGATCGCGCGCCCGCTCCTGCCGCTGCTCCGGCTGCCCACGGTGGGGCTCCTCCCGTCGGCGATCCGCGCCGCCTACGGCTTTCCCTGGGACGCTCGCCGCGACCGGGCGCTCCGTCTCTCGGCGGCAATCGTGCGGCGACTGCTGCCGCTCTGCCCTTCGCTGATCAGGCACTGGCCGGCCGCCCGCGCGGCCTATGCTCGCGCGCGGCGCGGGCCAGCGCCCGGCGAGGCGGGCGCGGCCTGA
- a CDS encoding PEP-CTERM sorting domain-containing protein (PEP-CTERM proteins occur, often in large numbers, in the proteomes of bacteria that also encode an exosortase, a predicted intramembrane cysteine proteinase. The presence of a PEP-CTERM domain at a protein's C-terminus predicts cleavage within the sorting domain, followed by covalent anchoring to some some component of the (usually Gram-negative) cell surface. Many PEP-CTERM proteins exhibit an unusual sequence composition that includes large numbers of potential glycosylation sites. Expression of one such protein has been shown restore the ability of a bacterium to form floc, a type of biofilm.) has product MDRRRAVLVLGMAALLFGSVPAASASLITNGTFDTAVPSNGTGGGWTSVHIDGAGGHRTTGGNPDAMFILNDGGASATDPTISQLVSGLTVGAVYLVAGDYANEYGCCGSITHLSFGVLLDGVAILELTGAPTDTFVPFSTTFTATSTSHTIGLAAERNGSDYEAKIDNIALTLQAPPPPPPPSGIPEPASALLLGAGLLLLAGAVRRRSRK; this is encoded by the coding sequence ATGGACCGACGTCGAGCGGTGCTCGTGCTGGGGATGGCCGCGCTCCTGTTCGGCAGCGTCCCGGCGGCCAGCGCGAGCCTGATCACCAACGGGACCTTCGACACCGCTGTCCCGAGCAATGGCACCGGCGGCGGCTGGACCTCGGTGCACATCGACGGCGCCGGCGGGCATCGAACCACTGGCGGGAACCCCGATGCCATGTTCATCCTCAACGACGGCGGGGCGTCCGCGACGGACCCGACCATCAGCCAGCTGGTGTCGGGCCTCACCGTCGGCGCCGTCTATCTCGTCGCGGGGGACTACGCGAACGAGTACGGCTGCTGCGGCAGCATCACACATCTCTCCTTCGGGGTCTTGCTCGACGGAGTGGCTATCCTGGAGCTGACTGGCGCGCCGACCGACACCTTCGTGCCCTTCTCGACGACCTTCACGGCGACGAGCACGAGTCACACGATCGGCCTGGCGGCGGAGCGGAATGGCTCCGACTACGAAGCCAAGATCGACAACATCGCGCTGACGCTCCAGGCGCCCCCGCCACCACCGCCCCCCAGCGGCATCCCGGAGCCCGCCTCGGCTCTCCTCCTCGGCGCGGGCCTGCTCCTCCTCGCGGGTGCCGTCCGGAGGCGCTCCCGGAAGTAG
- a CDS encoding MaoC family dehydratase, with protein sequence MTPLEPGQTETGGTPIRITQERIGRYAEITEDWNPLHVDEAFARTTSFGGVIAHGMLSLNLAWELLRETHGDEGIAGVELTVRFKKPVRPGDTVRARARREADAAGGWEVWIENQAGEAVIAGHARPAP encoded by the coding sequence ATGACGCCGCTCGAGCCCGGGCAGACGGAGACCGGCGGGACGCCGATCAGGATCACGCAGGAGCGGATCGGCCGCTACGCGGAGATCACGGAGGACTGGAACCCGCTCCACGTGGACGAGGCCTTCGCGCGCACGACGTCCTTCGGCGGCGTCATCGCTCACGGCATGCTGTCGCTCAATCTCGCGTGGGAGCTGCTGCGCGAGACCCACGGCGACGAGGGCATCGCGGGAGTCGAGCTGACGGTGCGCTTCAAGAAGCCCGTGAGGCCGGGCGACACGGTGCGGGCGCGCGCCCGGCGCGAGGCAGACGCGGCCGGAGGCTGGGAGGTGTGGATCGAGAACCAGGCGGGCGAGGCCGTGATCGCGGGCCACGCGCGGCCGGCCCCATGA